The window atttttatttatatgtcatcaattataaattttaggTAAATACCCTTTCCGACCCCTGAGCATTTTAAATTGGGACATGTCGCACCTTTATCATCCAGAAACCTCAACAAGGTCCTCAACCATCAACATTAGTGGACATATCGACCCCTGTGACCGGTTGCCAACAGGTTGCCTGGATGACGTGTCAGGTGGAGGCTGAGTTGTCCAAATGCAAGTGCCACGTGTCACTAGAAGTTGTTGCATGGACTAAAAACTCCTTCCCTGCCCAAACTATTCTCAGCCCCACCAGCAACACCCTCTACTCACCACCCCTCCCCAGCACTCCTCCACCACATCCTTTCCCTTCCCAAACTATTTGCATCAGGGCTCACTCCTTCTCCGATCATGGAATCAAACATATCCACCACATCCTTTCCCTTCCCATGCATGGCCAACCCACCAATCATGGCATTCCACGCCACTACATTTCTCCTTGGCATGTTCCTGAACACAACCAAGGCAGCGCCAATCCTCCCACACTTTGCATACATGTCAACCAACCCAGTCCCCACCATGACACCCACATCCCACCCAATTTCCTTCACAGCATACCCATGAACCCACCTCCCCAAGCTCACATCCCCAGACTGCGAACAAGCCGAAAGAATCGAACAAAGGCTCACATCATTCAACACAAACCCACACTCAAAAATCATTTCCCTCAAAAGCTCAAAAGCCTCCCTAGTCATCCCATTCTCAACATACCCCACAATCATCATAGTCCAAGCAACCTCATTCCTCTCTGGCATTTCATCGAACACCTTCCGCCCATTCTCCAAACCCTCCCCTTTCACCACACCTTCCAAGACCACAGTCCAAGACACCACAGTCTTCAACCccatatcctcaaaaactcttCTAACCCCACCCACAAGCTCACACTTCACATAAACATCCATCAAAGCATTGCAGGCTCTAACACACCCAGAAACCCCAAGCTTCACCACAAGTGCATGAAGCTGCGAGCCCATTTTGACACAGCCGAGATGGGAGCACTTAGTGAGGACGCAGAGTACGGAGACGGGGTcaagggggagggggagggagcGCATTTCGGAGAAAAGGCGAAGGGCATGGTTGGGGTTAGTGGCAGAGATGAGGGCAGTGTAATTGTGGAGGAGTGTTGGGGAGGGGTGGTGAGTGGAGGGTGTTGCCGGTGGGGCTGAGAACAGTTTGGGCAGGGAGGGGGTTTTTAGTCCGTGCAACAACTTCTAATGACACGTGGCACCTGCATTTGGATAACTCAGCCTCCACCTGACATGTCATCCAGGCAACCTGTTGGCAACTGGTTACAGGGGTCGATATGTCCACTAATGTTGATGGTTGAGGACCTGGTTGAGGTTTCTGGATGATAAAGGTGCGACATGTCCCAATTTAAAATGCTCA is drawn from Arachis hypogaea cultivar Tifrunner chromosome 12, arahy.Tifrunner.gnm2.J5K5, whole genome shotgun sequence and contains these coding sequences:
- the LOC112729816 gene encoding pentatricopeptide repeat-containing protein At5g15340, mitochondrial-like, which encodes MGSQLHALVVKLGVSGCVRACNALMDVYVKCELVGGVRRVFEDMGLKTVVSWTVVLEGVVKGEGLENGRKVFDEMPERNEVAWTMMIVGYVENGMTREAFELLREMIFECGFVLNDVSLCSILSACSQSGDVSLGRWVHGYAVKEIGWDVGVMVGTGLVDMYAKCGRIGAALVVFRNMPRRNVVAWNAMIGGLAMHGKGKDVVDMFDSMIGEGVSPDANSLGRERMWWRSAGEGW